From a single Nakaseomyces glabratus chromosome H, complete sequence genomic region:
- the MHR1 gene encoding mitochondrial 54S ribosomal protein mL67 (CAGL0H01353g~Ortholog(s) have recombinase activity, single-stranded DNA binding, structural constituent of ribosome activity), which produces MSLMNKAVSRFRTAGWLEKAGYSPWLYLYRNLERGQVMYSQLPEYGERNIKTQFKRHQWENKTPSLRRDIWRVMCVVQMPNHQDSVQVYQNLCRLRYMRDVLYREEAQKHRKLNDKGQVWYSGQYRPTYTQEAVADLKESIDKSGSAGPVTLVWEDMWRMGERSVWEELDLEIKHRALPKLGNVIRDEHAMLKQLQLESLE; this is translated from the coding sequence ATGTCTTTGATGAACAAAGCGGTTAGTCGTTTCAGGACTGCTGGGTGGCTGGAGAAAGCCGGGTACTCTCCGTGGTTGTACCTGTACAGGAACCTAGAGCGTGGCCAAGTGATGTACTCGCAGTTGCCAGAGTATGGGGAGCGCAACATCAAGACGCAGTTCAAGCGACACCAGTGGGAGAACAAGACGCCGAGCCTGCGCCGAGACATATGGCGTGTGATGTGTGTTGTGCAGATGCCGAACCACCAGGACAGCGTGCAAGTGTACCAGAACCTGTGCAGGTTGAGGTATATGCGTGATGTGCTGTATCGGGAGGAGGCGCAGAAGCACAGGAAGCTTAACGACAAGGGCCAAGTGTGGTACAGCGGCCAGTACAGACCGACTTACACGCAGGAGGCAGTTGCAGACCTGAAGGAGTCCATTGACAAGAGCGGCAGTGCGGGACCTGTTACGCTAGTGTGGGAGGATATGTGGCGGATGGGTGAGCGGTCTGTGTGGGAAGAGTTAGACCTAGAGATCAAACACAGGGCGCTGCCTAAGCTGGGCAATGTTATCCGTGACGAGCACGCCATGCTGAAACAGTTGCAACTGGAGTCTCTGGAGTGA
- the SUR2 gene encoding sphingosine hydroxylase (CAGL0H01375g~Predicted sphinganine hydroxylase with role in sphingolipid biosynthesis; mutants show reduced sensitivity to caspofungin and increased sensitivity to micafungin) has product MSVNGTLFEQSFNLKGGYDYMHTVSAPEIKLTPREDLTSYCSDGILALAAPVIAYWAQSAFFHIIDVFHLAEKYRIHPSEEIEKRNRATRLQVLREVIFQHIVQTVVGLIFLKFADESVTGFEQNEMWHWRQQAPGFIPDAAVYYAYMYGVSLIKLSLGFLFIDTWQYFWHRVMHLSPFMYKYFHSIHHELYVPYAYGALFNNPVEGFILDTLGTGIAMFLTGLTHREEAVLFTFATMKTIDDHCGYALPFDPFQIVFPNNAVYHDIHHQQFGLKTNFAQPFFTFWDNLFGTNFKGFEEYQKKQRRVTIDKYKEFLAKREAEKLEKIKNFSKKNENKKEK; this is encoded by the coding sequence atgTCTGTCAACGGGACTTTGTTTGAACAATCTTTCAACTTGAAGGGTGGTTATGACTACATGCACACTGTCTCTGCCCCAGAGATCAAGCTGACTCCTCGTGAGGACTTGACCTCTTACTGTTCTGACGGTATCCTTGCCCTGGCTGCTCCAGTTATTGCCTACTGGGCTCAGTCCGCTTTTTTCCACATTATCGATGTGTTCCATTTGGCTGAGAAGTACAGAATCCACCCAAGTGAGGAGATCGAGAAGCGTAACAGAGCCACCAGACTACAGGTCTTGCGTGAAGTCATCTTCCAACACATTGTGCAAACCGTCGTTGGCCTaatcttcttgaagttcGCTGACGAGTCCGTCACCGGTTTCGAACAAAATGAGATGTGGCACTGGAGACAGCAAGCTCCAGGTTTCATTCCAGATGCTGCTGTCTACTACGCTTACATGTACGGTGTCTCCTTGATCAAGCTGTCCCTAGGTTTCTTGTTCATCGACACCTGGCAATACTTCTGGCATAGAGTCATGCACTTGTCCCCATTCATGTACAAGTACTTCCACTCTATCCACCACGAACTTTACGTCCCATACGCTTACGGTGCTCTGTTCAACAACCCAGTCGAAGGTTTCATCCTAGACACCTTGGGAACTGGTATCGCTATGTTCCTAACAGGCTTGACCCACAGAGAAGAAGCCGTCTTGTTCACCTTCGCTACCATGAAGACCATCGACGACCACTGTGGTTACGCTTTGCCATTCGACCCATTCCAAATCGTCTTCCCAAACAACGCTGTCTACCACGATATTCACCACCAGCAATTCGGTCTAAAGACCAACTTTGCTCAACCtttcttcaccttctgGGACAACTTGTTCGGTACCAACTTCAAGGGCTTTGAAGAGTACcagaagaagcaaagaAGAGTCACCATTGACAAGTACAAGGAGTTCTTGGCCAAGAGAGAAGCTGAAAAGCTTGAGAAGATCAAGAACTTCTCCAAGAAGAACGAGAACAAGAAGGAGAAATAA